A genomic stretch from Larimichthys crocea isolate SSNF chromosome XXII, L_crocea_2.0, whole genome shotgun sequence includes:
- the LOC113744381 gene encoding uncharacterized protein LOC113744381 isoform X2, with amino-acid sequence MSCIPASHSLNTILSQAESQLEDPGQRRGSRAYQIFPETNTNDDSYPDDFLYERERLPSIVVEPTEQSELENGQPRWPPRCLRGNSVEGEEEEDSGADNTEGCVDGEQQEELGAEEGSVARKSSIGPSQSQLSLSRLTPPASPTPPEAAPPGLRS; translated from the exons ATGAGCTGCATTCCCGCCTCGCACAG tctGAACACTATTCTCAGTCAAGCAGAATCTCAGCTGGAGGATCCGGGTCAGAGAAGAGGGAGCAGAGCCTACCAG ATCTTCCCTGAAACCAACACGAACGACGACTCCTACCCGGATGACTTCCTCTACGAGAGGGAGCGTCTCCCCTCGATAGTCGTGGAGCCCACGGAGCAGAGCGAGCTGGAGAACGGGCAGCCGCGATGGCCTCCACGCTGCCTCAGGGGCAACAGCGTcgaaggggaggaagaggaggacagcgGAGCTGATAACACAGAGGGATGTGTGGATGGAGAACAGCAGGAGGAGTTGGGGGCAGAAGAAGG CTCAGTTGCCAGGAAGTCTTCCATCGGACCGTCCCAGAGTCAACTGTCCCTCTCTCGGCTGACCCCACCCGCCTCGCCCACCCCTCCTGAGGCTGCCCCGCCCGGCCTGAGGAGTTGA
- the LOC113744381 gene encoding protein LBH-like isoform X1, with amino-acid sequence MVPHVLRICRCGSFAAPVSCVFVCVCSLNTILSQAESQLEDPGQRRGSRAYQIFPETNTNDDSYPDDFLYERERLPSIVVEPTEQSELENGQPRWPPRCLRGNSVEGEEEEDSGADNTEGCVDGEQQEELGAEEGSVARKSSIGPSQSQLSLSRLTPPASPTPPEAAPPGLRS; translated from the exons ATGGTCCCTCATGTTCTAAGGATCTGCAGATGCGGTTCTTTTGCAGCTCcagtttcatgtgtgtttgtttgtgtttgcagtctGAACACTATTCTCAGTCAAGCAGAATCTCAGCTGGAGGATCCGGGTCAGAGAAGAGGGAGCAGAGCCTACCAG ATCTTCCCTGAAACCAACACGAACGACGACTCCTACCCGGATGACTTCCTCTACGAGAGGGAGCGTCTCCCCTCGATAGTCGTGGAGCCCACGGAGCAGAGCGAGCTGGAGAACGGGCAGCCGCGATGGCCTCCACGCTGCCTCAGGGGCAACAGCGTcgaaggggaggaagaggaggacagcgGAGCTGATAACACAGAGGGATGTGTGGATGGAGAACAGCAGGAGGAGTTGGGGGCAGAAGAAGG CTCAGTTGCCAGGAAGTCTTCCATCGGACCGTCCCAGAGTCAACTGTCCCTCTCTCGGCTGACCCCACCCGCCTCGCCCACCCCTCCTGAGGCTGCCCCGCCCGGCCTGAGGAGTTGA